The Loxodonta africana isolate mLoxAfr1 chromosome 12, mLoxAfr1.hap2, whole genome shotgun sequence genome segment GGGAGGGACGAATTCCCAAAGGCCAGGATGAACTAGGAAAGCAATTCCTAACCTTGTTCTCAACCATGCAGAACCCTCACCTGCCAGGAGAGGGGGGGCCCTTTTACCCTGTCGTGTAGTCAGGCTTCTGAGTCCTACCCCAGTTCCCATTCCTTACTACTACCCATGGATATGGATCCCCAGGAATCGCCATACTGCCAAGATGTTTGAGAACCCACTTATATCTGGAGCACCTGCTTTTTCTGGTTGTGAtctggggttgtatcctttgaacctataaaaactcattgccatccagctgattccGAGTCAGAGCGgccttacagggcagagtagaactgccccagacggTTTCCAatgcagtaatctttatggaagcagaccaccacatctttctcccatggagcggccggtaggtttgaacggctgaccttttggttagcaactgagcacttaaccgttgcaccaccagggctccttgggtttTGAATAGGAAATTGAAATGCTGAAGAAAGTGTAACTTCCAACTCTCATAGGGACTAGTTCAGCAAGAGGTGGGGTAGGGACACTTGGCACCAAGGACAGACCCCAGGTGTGCTCTGCACAGGCTGTCCCCCTTAAGGAGCCATCTGGGGGTGGGGGCAACGATAACCCGACTGAGAGGGGACACAAGGGATGCTTCTGGCAATCAGTGACCACGCTTAAGGCTTGTGGTTGGAAGAGTCTTCACCTGACGAGGTACCAGCACTGCAGTTGGGAAATCAAATCCACCTATTTTAACACGTCGCCCCAAACACTAAGAGTACCGGCCTTGGAGTTCCAGAGAATTCTGAAGAGACACGACAGTGAGACAGTGAAGACCCATGAGAACAGGTCTCTAGGGACCTAAAATGTCTCCTCAGCAGAGTGGATGAAGTGGACATTGGAAATGGGTGCAATGAGGGCAGAGTggagactccattccacactgtCACTGTCCAGATTTCAGATCTCAACTCTTTCTGGACACAAGTGCAAACTAGCATGCTATCTGCCTGTAAAGTCCTGTTAACAGAGCAGGTTGAGCTTCTGAGTCTGAACTGAGCTGTCTCCTTTCTCTGCGGACAAAGGACCTTTATCCTCAAGGCCTAACCCAGAGCCTCGCAAAAGGAGCTCAGGATTAAGACCCAAAAGCCAGCAGAACCCTCACCTTCCTGCTGACGTTGTGCACACTCTTCTCTGGTGCTACCTGCAGGTAGGCACCCCACCCTCCCAGCTGCACCCTCACTATCGACTTCCATACAAGGGCTGGCTCCTCAGTGCTGAGTCCTAGTGAAACACGAGCAGCAGATTCAAGGACGAAGGGGCAATCGCGCTCCACGCCCCTCAGCCCCTCTTGAGGGCTGCTGTGCAAATTGAGTGAGCCCTCTGCCAAGAGCGTATCTTTGCCTTCAAAGCAAAGCTGCTTCCTAACATTCAAGGAATCACTTGGGAATGAGGTTGCTGAGCACATCTGATGCACCTTCTGGACGAAATAGCACCAAAGCCCAGAGAGGGCTGCCTGACACGCTGTGAAAGGCTCAGCAAACCCCTGCTCTTCATGCTCTGAGAGACAAGAAGAAACCCCCAGTCACTGTGTTTCTTCTGGAGGCTGGCTGCTGGTCACAACATGGGGAAGACTTGGGGGCCCTGTGGTACCATGTCATACAGTTCACATCCTGCTAAAGACACAATCCTACACACCAGGAGGGGCCTCTACTTCAGTGgctctcaaccctggctgcacgtTAAACTCACCTGGGAAattggaagaaagaagaaaaaaaaaaagctatggggtcactatgactcagaaccaacttgatggcaacagatttgataCCTacctatctctctctgtctccatgTTCACATTCGGTTGGTCCAGGGTGGCTCAGGCACGGGTCCTTTCTGAAAGCTCCACAGGTGATTTGACAGTGTTGCCAGAGCTGAGAATAGCTCTGTCCAGCTTTTCCAGGTGAAGAAACTGGAGCTGGAGAGCTTATCCCAAAGCCATGTGGATAACTGAAGGCAAGGCACGATCTCGCTGGCACTTTCTGGAGAAGGCGTCAACATTCCCACTTGAGTTGGTTTAATCCCTACACCTAGATATATGCTGTGACCCCCCTCCCGTATGCCCCCAGCCACTGGCCAACCAACAGTACATGTGTCCCTCTCTCTAGAAACCTGCTTGTTGGAGAAAGATGACCAATTACGCAGAAACATTGGTTCTGCAGAGTCCTGAGCACCATGGATGGTTTCCTCATTTTGTGGAATTTGAGCCCCCGGGGACTGACACCTCAgaccccccaccccactccccagcTTTCCAAGGGTCCCCGGTTCCTTCTGGACCGTGTCGAGTGTCAGCCACCAGGACCTTCTCCCCCGGGGCTTTCTAGATCTCAGCACAGCAGGACTCCTCAGTCTCACCTGTGTAGGTACTTGCTGCTAAGGCACTGTTTGAAGTTGTGTTCTAGAAGCTTCCCTTCAAGCCAATGAATGCTTATGGAGCTTCTTGATTGTGCCAGGCTTTGTTTAGTGCGTGGAAATAAAAAACAGTCACCAAGAAGAGTGAGTCTTCAAGTAAAATGAGGACTAGGGTTATTTGCTCTGAATTTTGGGGACTGAAAAGTTAATTTGTTGTTGGTTTTGAATGCTGAGTGAAGTTTTATTCCAGGCAGAACAAAACTAAGGATTTGTTTGAAAAAAACATCCAGAGATGGAAGATGGTcaaatccttagcccagaccctCCTAGGCAAAAGGCTACACAGCGTGCCAGGTGTACGTCTGGAGCCAGGCACCTGGACCACGTCACTCTAATGGCACCTTTATCGCACCACCAAACCAGTGACTGTCTGTTCCCAGGACTCCAAGTTCATCAGCCAGTCATAACTAGGACTCTTGTTGCAAGAACATTTTTTGACGTTGGAGTTACAATAACCCGACTCATTCTTCTTTCAtcaaagaagtaaaaaaagaTTCCAAGAATAAGAATTCTACAGGCCTCTATAAATTACCAAGCTGTGACTCAAAAGCTTCGAGACAAATTCTCTACAAGCagaagttaaaaatatatttcatgaAAAAAACTTACATGTGTTCTTACGTGTAAACAGTATAACTATGAGGAAGATGTCTTATTTTGAGGAAGtttattgttatatattttttttttgcaatagtaGATGAGGTACAGCCGCCTCCTGCTTCTCCAACATCTcaataaaaaaagacaataatTGAGAATAACagtgaaattaaaaacaataatacaAACGCCTAAGGCTTTGGAGACCAAAATGACTATAGTCTAGGTGTAGGAAAGTTGCAAGTAATTTAGGTTAGCCTTGCAAATAGCTATCTTCTGCACCAGTAACAACAAACCTCAGAGTGTCAAACCAGCGGGCTCTGTGAAGATTCTCACTCCTCCTGGCTGTCACAGAGAGGAGGAAGCCCAGGTTCAGCAGAGCTAAGAGACTTGGCGAGGGTGTCCAGGGTCAGGGGCAGCTGGTCTGAGGTCCCCAGCCTGTGGGCCAGCCCCTCTGCCTTCTATTCCCTATCTTGGATGACCAGTTAAACCCAAGTCCCAATGCCTCAACTTTTTTCTGGTTTTGCAAGAGAGCTGCAACTACATCTGACTGCCTAAAGGGACAGGAGCATGTACTGATGAGACTGGTCTACGCTCCTGGTCCCGACAGCACTGACCTCCGGGATACCAGGAGGGCAGCTCCAGGCTGAGGAGGAGCCTGCATCTCCTGGAGTCTTTGAATCCTGACAGACTTAATATGAAAACTAATCTGGGTGACAGCATACACCCCATTGGGATCTGAGAACCATCCTGAGGGACCGCATCGCGACCCCATTGTGTCTTCCCTGAAAACACGGTCACCAGCACTAATCCTGGGTCACATCCTGCTCACTGACCAAGAGCCACGGGAAGTAGTACAAAGACAGCAAACTTTTTTTCCTGCAAAGAGACAGAGCCAAAACCCCAGCGAACACTGACACATGCCCTTGAGAACCCAGAGGGAGAAAGAATTCACGTTGTCTCCTAATCAGAAGTGCTGTGATAACCAGGGTGATGCGGAAGTGGGAATTTTCTCCTCCCTCTTCTGGGTCAGCATCTGCCACAAGGTTAATGTGGATTTTGCACGCTAAAAATGAGGCGACAGAGGCGAGAGGGACACGAGGACCCAGGCGTGGTCCTGGCACACAACCCCAGGAGGTGGTGGTAAGCCGCAGCAATATAAGGCGCTGGTTACAGAGGAAaccctttttccttctttttttaaatgcctggaaatttttttttaaatgctaggTTGGAAAAGTCCCCAAGCACACTGGAGAGACTTTTTAGTAGAGTGACAATGTATTTTGGACACAGTGAGAGACAACTGGCCAGGTGAACCTGGACAAGCGAGCCGAGCTTCAGTTTGTCAGTTCTCTTCCCCTCCAGCCCTCTGCAGCTGCGCCCCAAGGAGAGCTACATGTGACAATGGTTACTTGTTATGTGTGTGCAGTAACAGAAGCCAGAGCCCTTGAGAAGAGTTGGGTTTGCAGGATAGTTGAGAATAGGAGCCGGCTGTCCAAAGGCGCGTTGGTGAGGCTGCGGTTTGGAGAAACTCGGATTTCTCCAGAGTCTGGGCTTCCTGAAAGGTCAGCTGCTAGGAACTCCCCAAGCAGCTGCTACACTGACAAAGGTCCGCGAGTAAGCCTGCCAGCTTTCAGAAGCCTCAGAGAGGAATGTGAAGATCTCTGCTATTTCCAAAAGAAGGAAATGCTAAATGCTGCCAACTGGAGGTGCAGAAGGTGACTTGCATGCAAGACAGAAAAGCCATCTGCAAGGCTACTTGGTTTGGTTTGTATGTCTTTGCcatggagggaggaggaaggaaggtgTAGGTGGGAAAAGTAATGCATCCTTGTGTGCCGTCGGCATGCCATTTCCATGACATGTTGTGCTACTGGGCAATTCTACATGTAAGGCAAGAAAACCCGCACAAGGCTGAAGCAAGCCCTCGTTAGCAAAGCTCTCGACCTCACTGTCTAAGACTTGGGAGGCTACTTGGCTTAATCAAACACACCTAGATGAGCATCTCTTAGGAAATTGGCACCAAAGTTTTAAAAGGCAGCCCACTCATGTGAGGGGTGGCATGAGACCCTAAGGCTGGGCTGGGGGCCACCTCGTGTGCTCTGAGCTTAGGGGTGCCAGCACGCACACAACTGCCTACAAACTACTGCTAGACAGGGCCCTCAGGTTAGTTTGCCTGATGGAAGACTTGTGAGTTAGACAGAAAAGCCATCTGCAAGGCCACTGGGTGTACAGGTTTTTGTCATTAAAGAGTGAGCgtgcgtgtgcacacacatacacacaagcttTGATGTAGATGGTGTCAGGAAAGGAATAAAGAGTCTGTAAAAAGAAAGACAGCCGTGGCATTAGGTATTACAGATGAATACCAAAGTGATCGCGTGGGTGCTCAGTAGTTTTCCTGGTTCCCAGGACTCAGTAGCTGACTGACACCAGAGTGTCTCTGTCCTTCTGCCGAGTGCGTGTCGGCTGGCTGTCACATGGCATTCCGGAGCCTGGTGTGTGAAGGCCCGGGCCCTGGAAACCCACTTCCGGACCACGTGGatcacccccaccagactcctgACCCGAGGCTGCGGGGCTGCTTAGGGGTGGCGTGAGCATGGGGGTCTCCTCACtgcagcatgatgtcctttaggTTCTCCTGCAGGATGGTGTCCTTCACGGCATGGAACACGAAGCGGATGTTCTCCGTGTCGATGGCGGTGGTGAAGTGGTGGAAGAGTGGCTTGCTGCGGTTGCGCCTCTTCCGGTCGAAGCACTGGACCAGGTAGCGCTGCACATCCTCCAGCCGGTGGGGGTCCCCCCTGAAGTCGGGGAAGTGCTTCTTGATGCTGACGGTCTTCACCTTCTCCACCAGGAGGTCTGTCTTGTTGAGGAAGAGGATGATGGAGACGTTGATGAACAGCTTGTTGTTGACGATCGTCTCAAATATGTTCATTGACTCCACCAGCCGGTTGGTGCGTCTGTCCTCCATAAGGACCTGGTCGTACTCGCTGGAGGACACCATGAACAGGATTGACGTGATCCCATCGAAACACTGGAACCACTTCTGGCGCTGGGACCGCTGGCCACCCACATCCACCATCTTAAAAGGGATTTTCTTAATAACGAAGTCATGCTCCACAATGCCCTTGGTGGCTTTCCTGGCCAACAGGATGTCTTGCTTACTAGGAAAGTAATTCTGTGAAAGACAGGAGAAGGGAAATGCAAGACAGAAAGAGAGACGGTGAGAAAGTAGGAACAAAAAGGCACGGTGGAGGAAAAGAGAGTTAGACTGACTTTTCAAAGACGCTGAACAACATACCAAAAGCaaatttcatttataaaattataaatttaccACAAAACAGGAAGTGAAGGAatccaagaggtcattaaaaaattaacagcggcaaaaaaaaatctgccattgaaaaccctacggagcacagttctaactctgacacacagacgacttgccatgagttggagttgactcgataaaacgcaataataaaaataataaaatttaaatccatttattaaaaaaaaaaaaagaatggagagGCTCATCGGTCTGAGGAAGAAAGACTGCAATCCTCACCGTTAGCCTCATCAGTTTAAAATCTCATTGGTCTTCTTTTCCAGAGAAAATCTACCATCTTTTTTGTCTCTGGATATaggtccttttttatttttctaacgtCCAGAGCATGCACATTCCAGAGCCTTCGGAGAACAGATTTAACTTAGGCTTTGCAATGCTACGTAAAGTTTGCAAGATGTCGAACATGTCATCCTTGGAAAACTCTTACAAACAAAGTCCACACACAGGCAACTGTAGTGACTCTCAAACCACTCTGACTTTGGACGATGACAAACTCTCCAGTGACCAGTGCACAACTCCGCTCACCCAGTTTGTCTGGCCCAAACTTCAAACATGAATCTCTGGATGCAGCTACCATCTCGTGTACGGGGATGGAGGAACACGTTAAATGACATTTACAGGGCTGTGAGTGAGGGCAAAATCCAGACTGAGAAACCGCAGAGGATAAATACTCCAGTTGcttcaacaaataaattgaaagaaataaaaaagatggaaggagaacCCTAtagattaaaataaatttaagtgaCATCAACCAATTGCAACATATAGGCCTTACTAGGAGCTTGATTCAAATTGCTAAGAAAACAAATAAGTGTTTATGAGACAACCGGGGAAATCTGAAAACTGACTGAGTATTGGTTGATATTAAGGAATTAATTTTTTAGGAGCAACAATGGTATTGTGGTTATGCTTTTTAAAGAGTCTTATCTTTTAGAGATCGACTCTAAAATATTATTGATGAAAGACAGGCTGTTGGATTTACTCCTGGGGTGGGGAAGGATATTGATGAAACAAGGTTGGTGGCGAGTAACAATTCTTGAAGTTGGGATTTCATTCTActattttctttaataaaaagtTAAAGGAAAGCCTCCCTTGACTAAAGAACTCCTGCATCTCCTTTGTGGTGATCTGGGCAAAGGAACTCTTCTAAAACCACTACTTCATGTCTTAATTTAGTAGTGACTGAAGTTCTataccaccacctatctgtcagcaTGTCCCatggtggtggcttgcatgttgctgtgatgctggaagctatgtcgccagtatttcaaatactagcagggtcacccatggtggagaggtttcagcaaagcttccagattaagacagactaggaagaaaagcctggaggtctacttctgaaaatctatcaatgaaaaccttatggatcacgacAGAACACCGTcagacttgcttgctttggacatgtcaccaggagatatcaatcactggaggaggacattgtgtttggtgaagtagaagacCAATGAGGGCGAGGGAGATCCTCcatgagatgggttggcacaacAGCCGCAACGATGGAGTCAAACATGCTGGTAATTGTGAGAATGACGCAGGACAGGGGCaagatttcattctgttgtctatAAGGTCGCCATGTGTCAcagtggactcaacagcagttaatGGCAACGAAGTTTTATAAGAATATGAGAATGCCCTGTACCTGAGGGAATCTACCTTTAAGCACTCACTTTTCCCTCAAACCTGATACAAAATACTGAGCTAAGCAAGAGCTACAATAGTGCTCATGATGATCTGATGTTACCAATATGGCCCACGGTCTAGCTAAAGCCCTTATGACTTAAGATTGCTTTGGTCTCCAGACAAATGTTTTCTAATCCTGTACCACAAATTCTCACGGTGGGGTCTTTACTCACCAGCTGGCCGATCCGGTCAAGGTTATCCAGGAAGTACTTCACGGATTCACCCTGTCGGAGAGAAAAAACATTCATGACTCAGTCTTGGTTGAGGACCCTCAATTTGGCAAACGGAAGAACTTAATAGGGTAACAGGAGTGTTACTTTGCCTCCTTGTAAATACTAAGGCAAAGTAAAAAGACTAAGAGTGGACAagtattttttaagttaaaaacacattaaaaaattttttttaaatacattttcccTAGCTCCAACCCCAAGATTCAAATGCAGACGGTTTTTGAAGCTCCCCTACTTGATTCTGGCAACCTTGAACCCAGGCTATCCTTTCCTTTTCGGATGTGCAGACGTGTCTGCTCCAGGCCATGCCTCTGGAAGGGACAGAACTGGAACTAGAATTTAGATTTCAGTTCCTACGAACAGCTTTGCTTCTGGAGAAGATTGCCGAATCAACCCTACGCACTGTCTTTAAAGACAGAGAATGCTTCATGGGCACGTACCAAAATATTTCCACTTTcttccagggcttcaaaccaggtcttcccagttcagtcatggctgaggaagtaAAACTACAACAGaccctaatttttaaaatgtgggtgagttggaatgataactggaacaggaaaaattatggggtgaaaccctgctagaaacttcatctccttcttagaaaacaagggtgtGGGcacgttgcatagcaaccaaacctCTTGACTGGTACAGTGGGAAACAGTATtgtcccactcaaagatggcgaCTGACCATGCTCTCCACCATCTTGCCAATAATCGATCTCcctcatcaggctcctgaaagggctcactacccGTCTTCAGAGTcttccattccagggcttcaccctgtcatttttcctgttctggttcacccaaatttgAATTTGGGTCTGTTACAATTTCACTTCGTCAGTCATAGCTGAACCAGTTTGAACCTAATATCCCATTATGGCTTCACAGGCTGTTATCCCTGATTTACAGTGCATAACAAAGGAGGGTCTTTCATTTGGACTTCTGAGGTGGGGTGACACTAAGCTCCTTCTCATCACCCAGACATCATCTGGCGAAATGTCATTACAAGCTGGGACATGCTCCACAGCTGGAGAAGCCCCTTTCAAATCAAGCCTGAGCCTGACTTCAGGAAGTGCTGAGCTACCCATTGCAATGGCACCCCTGGGGTAGAAGAGTTGAGGGCACTCAAGTAGTGACTCATATAGGCCCAGAAAGAGGAAGTAGCAAAGTgaatttgttgttgctgtcaggtgccatcgagtcggctccgactcacagtgctcctatgtacaagagaatcaaacactgcccgctcctgcgccattctcacaactgtTAGGTGTGCCAAAGATTCCCTTAAAAAGGAGTATGGTGAAAATTAATTATAACATGTAGACGAAGGACGCAGCCTTCTGAAAAGTCTCACTTTGGACATAGTCTGAAAGGCACACACGGACAATGGTGGCCCTAGGTGTCCCGTGACGCCTCACACAAGGGCTGGGGGAAGAATCCCCAAGGGCAAGTTCATGTCAGCTTCCACATCCTCACCCAAGTGTCAAGAGTGGCCAGGCCTCTCTGACATACACACCCAGAACAAGCTGACATTCTAGactttttttaagtttcaaatGCCCTTTAATCCTTAATAATGGTATTACTTTAGTGGGTCcatagtgcttttttttgggATCAATTATAAGTTGGTTTCGAAACAATTCAGTATTACACTACCGGCTGGGTTGATTACTGATCTCTCCATTCCTTTGTGGGTGATCGCCAAGAGGGGACAGGTTCCATTCTGGTATAATCTGTGTTGCTGTCTGGGATACAGTGCCTTCCATGTAAGCCAAACCTAATTGCTGTTCTAATGTAACAGAGCAGTGCTGTCCAATATAACTTCCTAAGACcgtgaaaatgttctgtatctctcctgtccaatacagtagccacgaGCTGCATGTGACTGCTGAGCACTTGGAATGTGGCTGGAATGatcaaggaactgaatttttaattttacttaattaGTTGGAATTTATAGTCTACATTTCTACACTACCTCCTCAGAACACTGCTTCCCTCGGCCACAACTACCGAAATAACTGCTGACATCCTAGAGTTTGAAGGGGAAAACGTCACTGGAAAGGCACTAGATGAGAGCTTGAGCATGTGACTTCATTAAAAAAAGCCTGAAGACTGACCCTAGCAGCCAGCCCCTCATGCATTTACCGCCCACTCCTCTGTCCCAAACAGGCCCAGAGGAAGAAACCAAAGAGCAAATC includes the following:
- the GNA12 gene encoding guanine nucleotide-binding protein subunit alpha-12, with amino-acid sequence MSAVVRTLSRCLLPAEAGGGARDAEREARRRSRDIDALLARERRAVRRLVKILLLGAGESGKSTFLKQMRIIHGREFDQKALLEFRDTIFDNILKGSRVLVDARDKLGIPWQYSENEKHGMFLMAFENKAGLPLEPATFQLYVPALSALWKDSGIREAFSRRSEFQLGESVKYFLDNLDRIGQLNYFPSKQDILLARKATKGIVEHDFVIKKIPFKMVDVGGQRSQRQKWFQCFDGITSILFMVSSSEYDQVLMEDRRTNRLVESMNIFETIVNNKLFINVSIILFLNKTDLLVEKVKTVSIKKHFPDFRGDPHRLEDVQRYLVQCFDRKRRNRSKPLFHHFTTAIDTENIRFVFHAVKDTILQENLKDIMLQ